In Orenia metallireducens, the DNA window TTAATGGGGTGAAGAGATGGAGTATGATAATAGGTATAATTTAAGTAAAAGGGTCAGTATTGTTGGCTTGATTGTAAATACAGTCTTATCAATTGCCAAGATTATAGTGGGGTTTATATTTAGAAGTAAAGCTTTGGTAGCTGATGGTTTTCATTCAGTATCTGATATTGCTTCTACAGTAGTAGTAATGTTTAGCATGAAAATTTCTGAGCTTCCTCCAGACCAAGACCATCCTTATGGTCATGGCAAAGCTGAGTCAATTGGAACAAAAATATTGGGGATTGTTTTAATTTTAACAGGTTTTGGCTTAGCTAAAGGGGGACTAGAAACTATCTTTTCAGGGGAGATTGATATACCAGGCAAGATGGTTTTATGGGTAGCTGTATTATCAATAATATCTAAGGAACTCTTATATAAGTATACTATAAAGGTAGGAAAGAAGATTGGTAGTAAAGCAATTATGGCTGATGCCCATCACCATAGATCAGATGCCTTTTCTTCTATAGCTGCTCTAATTGGAGCAGGAGGAGCTATTATCGGTTATCCAATTTTAGATCCTTTAGCTGGGTTAGTAGTAGCTATATTTATTATCAAATTGGGTTTTGAAGTACTGCTTGATGCTATAGACGAATTAATGGATGCTGTTCCTAGTTGGG includes these proteins:
- a CDS encoding cation diffusion facilitator family transporter; translation: MEYDNRYNLSKRVSIVGLIVNTVLSIAKIIVGFIFRSKALVADGFHSVSDIASTVVVMFSMKISELPPDQDHPYGHGKAESIGTKILGIVLILTGFGLAKGGLETIFSGEIDIPGKMVLWVAVLSIISKELLYKYTIKVGKKIGSKAIMADAHHHRSDAFSSIAALIGAGGAIIGYPILDPLAGLVVAIFIIKLGFEVLLDAIDELMDAVPSWDKMEEIKLQVEKLDNIIEVGDIKLRSYGPRIFVDLEAVVADNLTVVEGHKVAVKVRDKIKELHPSVEEVLVHIDPESVYEGNQ